The Cydia splendana chromosome Z, ilCydSple1.2, whole genome shotgun sequence genome window below encodes:
- the LOC134805331 gene encoding uncharacterized protein LOC134805331, which yields MSSPKLSERCPSSMSNGKKLLTNDSKEDSLDNSIRDSIKSERPGGGGGGSGGASKSEEDCRRRTIIVEKKNGSYGFTLQSYGIHYKKEQEIEVITYVDHVEADGPAAASGMREGDVILSINGSDVERADHAAIVDAINACDSRMRMVVIFEDCVRKVELHLKYINIQRAIQSKLRELEQLTVRERQLFDTNWKTHSLPSQKKKSSPTDVSSDNEENNPTDNINGTYCRPTLSSENVTAAKPPQPSVFMYQYLDTRYGACIIQPNIRTGSFVITVGSPRNRRECHHYVVKTPNECHRASENHNNEYKSAGGKHSKSHRNSHSHSCTPCMPAYNNQDANSLEAYDLASPCCDPHCVPNSRKKIRRKKECSKEHKRKEKYQQIDKSTQKPDGFSNSRTKKVCSSGQCSSRYRYLTTESTQTSQCSLQSYATSNATAPCDNSVSSYSTSLSSDTLFWDNDRSEAKSSPKIQYQSSHQHVKPKSWDNLTTKAFGGYGFGYGYLDTTAKHANRSKSHGRSHSGRSTQSHHEYQHQTQEKHTHRQCSTSHHYQSYGRNHNHCAPTKSTESLIVVPKYQLESSGSESRLACDCGESLEYYRKVSAAKNSADSHTGYYSHHFIYPTHSYKKKDSNVSSEITRL from the exons ATGAGCTCGCCGAAACTCAGTGAAAGATGTCCGAGCAGCATGAGCAATGGCAAGAAACTCTTAACCAACGACTCAAAGGAGGATTCCCTAGATAATtca ATTAGAGATTCAATAAAGTCAGAGAGACCGGGGGGCGGAGGCGGTGGGAGCGGGGGTGCATCCAAGAGCGAGGAAGACTGCCGGCGCAGGACTATCATCGTCGAGAAAAAGAACGGCAGCTACGGGTTCACCCTCCAAAGCTACGGAATTCACTACAAAAAG GAACAAGAAATAGAAGTAATAACTTATGTAGACCACGTGGAGGCGGATGGGCCGGCGGCGGCATCAGGCATGCGTGAGGGCGACGTCATCCTGTCCATCAACGGCAGCGACGTGGAGCGCGCCGACCACGCTGCCATCGTCGATGCCATTAACGCCTGCGACTCCCGCATGCGCATGGTCGTCATATTCGAGGACTGCGTCCGCAAGGTCGAGCTCCATCTCAAATACATTAACATACAACGAGCCATACAATCTAAATTGCGAGAACTAGAGCAATTAACCGTTCGTGAGCGCCAGCTGTTCGACACCAATTGGAAGACACACAGTTTACCCTCGCAAAAGAAAAAGTCTTCCCCGACCGACGTTTCTTCCGATAACGAAGAGAACAATCCGACGGACAACATCAATGGCACTTACTGCCGGCCGACGCTTTCCAGCGAAAACGTCACTGCTGCTAAACCTCCGCAGCCCAGTGTGTTTATGTACCAGTACTTGGATACCCGCTATGGTGCCTGTATCATACAACCTAACATAAGGACTGGTAGTTTCGTAATAACGGTCGGCTCCCCTAGAAACAGACGGGAGTGCCATCATTATGTTGTTAAAACTCCGAACGAATGCCATAGAGCGTCCGAGAATCACAATAATGAATATAAATCAGCAGGTGGGAAACATTCAAAATCACATAGAAACAGTCACAGTCACAGTTGTACCCCATGCATGCCTGCTTACAACAATCAAGACGCGAATAGCCTCGAAGCTTATGATTTAGCAAGTCCCTGTTGTGATCCGCATTGCGTGCCAAATTCAAGAAAGAAAATAAGGCGAAAGAAAGAATGCTCCAAGGAACACAAACGTAAAGAAAAATACCAGCAAATAGATAAATCAACACAAAAGCCGGATGGTTTTTCCAACTCGCGTACAAAAAAAGTGTGTTCATCCGGACAGTGTTCGAGTCGTTATCGTTATTTGACCACGGAATCCACACAGACTAGTCAATGTAGCCTGCAGTCATACGCCACAAGCAACGCGACCGCACCATGTGACAATTCAGTCTCTAGTTACAGTACTTCCTTAAGTAGTGACACACTTTTTTGGGATAATGATCGATCTGAAGCAAAATCATCACCAAAGATACAATATCAAAGTTCTCACCAACACGTCAAGCCGAAATCGTGGGACAAcctcactacgaaagcttttggTGGCTATGGTTTTGGATACGGTTATTTAGATACAACTGCAAAACATGCCAATCGATCCAAGAGCCACGGGCGCAGTCACAGCGGGCGTAGCACACAAAGCCATCACGAGTACCAACATCAAACACAAGAAAAACACACTCACCGCCAGTGTTCTACGTCTCATCACTACCAATCGTATGGTAGGAATCATAATCACTGTGCGCCCACTAAATCTACTGAGAGTCTTATCGTGGTGCCGAAATATCAACTTGAAAGCAGCGGCTCGGAAAGTCGCTTGGCTTGTGACTGCGGGGAGTCCTTAGAATACTACCGGAAGGTCAGTGCTGCAAAGAATTCTGCCGACAGTCACACTGGATACTATTCCCATCATTTTATATATCCAACCCATTCTTACAAAAAAAAGGACTCAAACGTTAGCTCTGAAATAACCAGGCTTTAA